AATACTCTTCTGCATCCTGAATGGATTTTTAATTGGAATCGCAAACCTGATTCCGGGAGTTTCCGGCGGAACATTCGCACTTATACTCGGACTTTACGACAGACTCATCGGTGCGATCACATCCCTAAATCTAACTACGATTAAAGTAAGCATCGGTTTATTGACCGAATTTTTCAACAAGGAAAGCAGAGCAAAATTTGCGGAAGAAATGAAACGAATCGACTTCTGGTTTCTAACTTTTCTCGGGTTCGGGCTCCTTCTGTCCGTGGTCTCGGGAGCAAAGCTGATTCAGTTCTTACTTCAAAATCATCCTGCACCCACCTTAGCATTGTTTATCGGCCTCATCATTCCTTCTCTTTCCGTTCCTTATAAATTGATGGAAAAACACAGTATCGGTATTTGGCTTTGGCTTGTTCCGGGGATCGCACTCACGGTTGTCCCAAGTTTTTTTATGGGTGAGACTGCAGGTTCCGAAAATCCTATCATTGCATTTATTACCGGAGCTATTGCCATTTCAGCAATGATTCTTCCCGGAATTTCAGGATCTTATATCATGTTGGTCCTCGGAGAATACCAAATCGTAATCGGAAAACTTTCCAATATACTTGCAGTGGACTCGATCGTTTTTCTATCCGCTTTCGCACTCGGGTGCCTACTCGGATTATTATTATTCACTCATTTTGTGAAATGGTTATTCAAAAAATACAAATCACATACGATGACTTTTCTTTTGGGCCTCATCCTAGGTTCCTTTTTTATCCTTTGGCCTTTCAAAGATTACTCGGTAGGACAAACCATCGTAGGCAGATCGGGAGAAGTAAAACGGGACATCCAAATTGCAACCGCAGAAAACATACTACCTTCTTCTTTCGAAGAGATCATCATTCCGCTTGTCGCTCTTATCATCGGTGTGGCACTTGGGTTCGGATTGAACCAATTGGAAAAATTGAAAGAAGAAAAGAATTAAAACTTTTTGTAATTCGATAAAAGCGGAAGCTTTATGATCGGAAGAAAAGCCAAGCCTACGAAAGTAGACTTGGCTTTTTTATTGGAACTAAACGAAAAAGATAAAAGTAATCAATATGAACAAAGGAATCAAAATTCCGAAAGAATAAAGCACATAACCACCGAAAGACGGCATCTTCACTTTATTTTCTTCAGCTACCGACTTCACCATGAAATTCGGCGCGTTACCTATATAAGTATTCGCACCCATAAACACGGCACCTACCGATATCGCTTTCAAAATTTCTTCGGCAGCAGGATTTCCAATGAACTGTCCCAGAGTCAGCGGAGTAGCACCTGTAGGAGTGAGTAGTCCCGAAGCCAAGGAACCGAAAGTCAAATAGGTGGGAGCATTGTCCAGAACGGAAGAGAAAGCTCCTGTCGCCCAGAAAAATTGCCATCTTTCCGTGATCCCGAGTGATTTACCGTTTGCTTCCAGTAAAATCAAAGCAGGAATCATTGTGATAAAAATTCCAACGAATAGATAAGCTACTTCTTGAATAGGACCGAGAGTGAAGTTGTTTGCCTTTCTGAATTCCGGTTTGGATGTGAATTTGGAAATAGCGATTAACCCGAGTAATACTGCTTCACGAATGAATCCGAGATAAGGATTTTCAGCGATGGCAGGAATATAATTGCTATTGAGAAATGCTACCGATAGTACAACACCGAGTAACCAAACAAAGTTTACTTGACCGTCGAGATCGAAAGGAACCGCATTCTTATCGTCTTTTTTAAGATCCGCTTTCGATTCTTTTTTGTAAGCGATCGTATCCCAAATAAAATACACAACAAGTAAAATCACTACCGCAAAAACCATCTCAGGCAACAATCCGAAAGTCCAAGTGAAAGGAACTCCTTTCAAATAACCTAGGAAAAGAGGAGGATCTCCCAGTGGAGTGAGGGAACCGCCTATATTGGAAACAAGGAAGATGAAAAACACAACCGTATGAACTACATGTTTTCTTTCACTGTTTGTTTTCAAAAGAGGACGAATGAGAAGCATGGAAGCTCCTGTTGTTCCGATAAAGGAAGCAAGGCAAGCTCCGATAAACAAAAAGATAGAGTTGTTGAGAGGAGATGCATGGATATCCCCTTTGATTACGATTCCCCCGGAGATATAAAACAAGGAGGCTAGCAGAATGATAAACGGAACGTAGTCGAATATAAGAGTATGGTAGATGGCATGACCTTGACCGAAACTCAAAAGAACAATCACGGAAATAGCACCGAGAACACCGGCAACGATCAACTTATTGTTGTTATTCTCCCACCAATGCTCTGTTTTGTGAGAAGCAACGGGTAAAATCGCAATCGCCAATAGGATCGCAATAAACGGAATTACCGACCAATACGGCAATTCACTATGCGCTTCTGCCGCATGGGAGGAATGGCCCGTATCTTCCTGAACAGTCGGTTGCGCAGGTGTTGGAGCAGTATCATCTGCCGATAAAGAGACAGAGAAGAGCCCAATGCAGGCAAGAAATACAAATAATGTGAGAAGCTTTCGAAACATGCTCACCATCCTTTTTTTTGGACAGCTTACTCAGAATCGAAAGGTTCTGGAACTAAAAAAACCGAGATTCTCCTATTTTTAGAGGAACAAGTCTTTCCACGGCCAATTTCAGATCTTCAAACGCCTTTCTGGCAAGAGGAACCGGAGAATCCAACTTTTCATCACTCAAAACGAAGGTCATATAATGCATGGGAACCATAAATTTTGCGCGTAAGTCCGCAAAAGCCCGGACGGACTGTTCCGGATCGACATGAACCGATGACATAAACCATCTGGGTTCAAATGCACCTATGGGCAGAATGGCTACATCAAATCCGTCGAACTTTTTCCCTATCTCTTTAAAGTGAGTATAATAGCCGGTATCTCCTCCGAAATATACTTTTTGGCTTTTGCCTAGTATCGCATAACTTCCCCAAAGAGTTTCGTATCTATCGGTAAGTCCCCTTCCGCTAAAGTGTTGAGTCGGGGTAAAAACAAATTTAACCCCCTTCCTTTCTACGGAATCCCACCAATCCATTTCTTCCACATCCGAAAGGCCTATGCCTTTTAAAAGTGGTTTATTGCCAAGGCCAGCTAGAAACTTAGGATGGTGTTTTTCTTCCAAAAGTTTCAAACTGGAAAGATCGGTATGATCATAATGGTTGTGCGACAGTATAACAACGTCAATGCGGGGTAGATCTTCCAATCTCAAACCGGGAGGTGTGTAACGTTTCGGGCCGGCAAAACTAACGGGCGAACAACGGTCACTCCAAATAGGATCAGTGAGAATATTGACACCGTCTATTTGAACAAGAGTTGTCGCATGCCCGATCCAAGTTACCGACAATTTTGAATCGTTTTCTCTTAAAACTTTTCCATCATTGGAAACCACGGGAAAAGGGGGATAATCTTCTGGTTCCAGACTATGTTCCCCCGACCAACGACCGCTGACCCATTTCAGAACATCCGTTAAGCCATGATCTTCGAAGTCCGGGTTGAGATTGCGGAACCCGGACTTTGTATGGTGAGGTTTGGTCATTGCCTTATCCGTGGAACACCCGTTTAAAAAACTAAAAATCATTAAGAGGACAATGGTACCTATTTTTATCATACTTTAGCAACTTAGACGGAAGGAAACAACGGTGTAAAATTTTATTCTTGCAAACATTTAGTTTCGGCGAATCCTTTCAATTAGGCGCGGGAAGAATATGTCAAATTGTCAATATATTGAAACACAACAATTATTGAATGCCTATGCTAATTGGAGATACTGTGTGGATTCCACCGAAGGAAGCGAACACTTTATGGGAACCAATTCGGATGATACGGTACGTTTGCGTGACAAAAGAGAAGACGCGGAAATTGAATTAAGAGTCCTCATTTCCGACTTAAAATCCACCCGCCCGGAAGCTTTGCAGGAATGGGTGGAGATCAATAAAACCTTATTGGAAGCCCCTGCGAACATTCCCAAAACTTCGATGGTTGCGCGTAGACAAGCTGCCAGAGATTGGAAATTCTCCAAAAATTTTTTGGGTGTTACCGTTCGTTACCCTCACCCTTCCAAATACTGGGGAGCTGAAATCATCTAAAGACTCCTGAACGCCAAAGAAATCCTCCTCTTAATTCTTCTTGTCATCTCTAAAAAAGAGAAAACTTTCTTTCCATGAATTCCTTTTTCTTTCTTTTTTCTAAAATCCTTGCGATCTTCCTTTATCCGCTTCCCTTGTTTTTCATTTTCTCTTTTCTATTTCTCTTTGTTTTGAAAGGGTTTCGACAAAAGATCGGCTTCTTTTTGTTGATTTGTTTCTTAGGGATATTTTCCACTTCTTTCCTAGCGAACCATTTGATCCGCTCTTTGGAAAAACCATATCTTCCTGTGGCAATCGAGTCTTTGCCAAAATCCGATGTAGTTATAGTTTTAGGAGGAATGATCCAAACGATTTCTTCCGTAAAAGAAAGACCCGAACTCACCGATTCCGCCGATCGTTTGTTAGATGCTGTGCGAATTTACAAAGCGAAGAAGGCAAAAAAAATTCTATTCACCGGCGGATCGGGTTTACTCTTTGCTGACAAATACAGAGAAGCGGACTTAGCAAACAAGATTCTATTGGATTTGGGTGTTCCCAAAGAAGATATTCTTTTGGAACGAGAGTCCAAAAACACTTACGAAAATGCAGTGGAATCAGCGAAAATTCTGAATGCGCACGGATTTAAAGATATCATCCTTGTGACCTCGGCTTTTCATTTCCGGAGGGCTGCTGGTTGTTTTACCAAACAGGGAATTGTTTTCTATTCTTACCCGACAGATTACCGCTCCTTTTCCACGGATTCGAATGCTTTCGATTTATGGGTCCCTTCTCCCGGTTATTTGGAATTATCCACACTTGCTATCAAAGAATGGGTGGGAGTCCTCATTTATGAGCTGAAAGGGTATCTGTAGAGAGATGGGACATAATAAAGGGGCGATCTTGAAATCCCCCGCCCTGAGATCAGCTTCGCTGATGATTCTTCGAATACTTCTTCGCTTCTATTGGCGCGAAGAAGGGGATTGGGGGTGTGGCTCGTGGGCTGCCGTCCACCACCTAACACAAAATCGAAATTCTGGCGACCACAACTTCGAATTCCAGAAAAATTCTCCCTAAAAGTTCGCCTTTTTGCCAAGAACCCGAGTCCTTTCCTGAAAAATAAGGGTTCGTTCGACTTGACTCAATCCTTAGTTTCTGTGAGCCTGAAAGAAGACTTACCAAGTGAGTCTAATGAATCGGTTATGAATAAAAAATTTATCACACTCCTTGTCCTCATCGGCCTCTCCCTTTCCGGTATCGCTTTTTTCTCCTCCAAGGAGACTTCTTTTCTCCTTTTGGATGCGTCCGAACTTGCGGCAAACCAAGCTCACTACCATGACCAAAATCTGCGGGTACGCGGGTTTGTAAAAGCCGGGAGCCTTATCCGGGAAGGCAAAAAGGCAAAATTCACATTGGAACTGAATGACTTAACGGTTCCGGTTTATTTTACGGGTGCGACCCTACTACCGGATGCATTCAAAGAAGGTGCGCGGGCAAGAGTCGATGGGAAACTCGATAAAGGAGTGTTAGTTGCAACTCATGTGGAAGCAAAATGTGCTTCCAAATATGAAGCAGGTTATGCGGAAGAAAAATGAACAATCTAGGAACCATTCTTCTTGCATCTTCCCTCGCTATTTTATTCTTTTCACTGATTCAAACCGCTTACGGAATTTATAAAAAAGACCGCAAAGCCACGGAACTCGGCCGTTTGGCCCTGATGACAAATCCGGCCATCATCATCCTTACCTTTCTCGTATTATTAACGCAGCTCGTAAGGTCCGACTATAGCAATTATTATGTGGTGATGCATTCCAGCGAACACCTTCCGTTATTCTATAAAATGACCGCCATCTGGTCGGGATCTTCCGGATCGCTTTTGTTTTGGAACCTGATCCTGAACGTATTCACCTTTATCGTGTTATGGCAAACCAGAAAATCCATCCAAGATAGAATTCCCGTGATGAATCTGATACTCGCCGTTCTTTCTGGATTCTTTTCTTTCTTAGCTGTATTTTACGCCGATGCGCAACCTTTCCGCGAATTCCAACCGGAAGCCGCCGCAGGAAGAGGACTCAATCCTCTTTTGCAACATTGGGCGATGATCATTCACCCTCCCATACTTTACATCGGTTATGTGAGTATTTCGATCCCTTTTGCGATCGCCATGTCTGCTCTCGTATCAGGCCAGCTTTCGGAAGATTGGATGAAGTTCATTCGCAAATGGACTTTGTTCTCCTGGTTTTTTTTGGGAACCGGAATTCTTTTAGGATCAAAGTGGGCCTATGAAGAGTTAGGTTGGGGTGGTTATTGGGCCTGGGACCCGGTAGAAAACGCATCTCTTATGCCTTGGCTTTTGACAAGTGCCTTCGTTCATTCCGTAGTGATTCAGGAAAGAAGAGGCATGCTTAAGTTTTGGAATATGATTCTGGTGATCCTGGCATTTCATTTCAGTTTGCTCGGTACTTGGATCACCCGTTCGGGTGTTTTGGAAGGACCTCATAGTTTTTCGAAATCCACAATCGGAACACCTTTCATTTGTTATATTATTGCAAGTTTTGTCTTTTTTACGGGCTTCGTTCTCTACAGAAGAAAAGACCTGGAACCGGAAAGAAATCTGGAAGCAATCACTTCGAAAGAAGGTAGTTTCCTACTGAATAACTTTTTACTCGTTCTTTCCACGGCAGCCATTCTACTAGGAGTGTTTTCTCCACTTCTCTATGGAAAAGAATTCAAAGCTCCTTGGTTCAATTCTTGGGGCGTTCCTGCGGGGATTTTTCTATTACTCCTTATGGGTTCGGCTCCCTTACTCGCTTGGAGGAAAGGGGCAGGTTCGGTATTTTTGGCGACTTTGTTCAAACCGTTCCTGGTAGGACTGTTAGGTGCAGGCCTTTACATTCTATTCTACTCACAAAACTTCACACGGGGAGATTCGGAATACGGAGATCTTTTGAGTGAAGTTTATTCCGTTTTGACCGTCGGAATAGGGATCTTTACAATTGCAGGAATTTTTCAGGAATACTACCGAGGGATCAAAGCCCGTAAAGAACAAAACCCGGAAGAATCCTACTTCTCCAGCGCATTCAACCTTCTGATTAAAAACAAACGCCGGTATGGCGGTTACCTGGTTCATTTCGCGCTGGTTCTCATTTTTATCGGTTATGCGGGAAATGCATTTAAACAGAACACTTCCGTCAAATTTTATTACCAACTCTCCCCTCCTACTTCTCCGGAAGTGGTTTATACTTCCATCGACAAAAGCGTAATCTCCGGTTATCAAATCGAAGCTTCCACTTTAAAAATCAAACCCGTCATGGTTTCCGATAACGACGATAAACCGAACATTCAAAATGTAATCGTATCGCAAGAAGGAACATTCAGTATTTATCGAGGCACGACGAAGGAAGCCGATCTTGTTACGGAAAGAAGGTTTTATCCCCAGATCTCTCACCTAACAGGAGATTTCGAAACACATATCCCGACAAGCGAACCCGCGATTCTTTCTCTTCCCAAGGAAGATTTTTACATCCAATTGGGTGCTATTGAAAAAGCGGATATGAGTTCCGAAAACCCGGATCTGCCTCTTATGTTTATGAATTATTATTTCACGGGCTCCACTCAAAATGAAAAACTCGCGCTCTATCTTCAATTCCCGAAAGAGATCGTTGCCAATCTGGAAATTTGGATCAACCCTCTTGTCAAATTGATTTGGATCGGATCTCTACTTTATTTCCTTACCGGAATTTTTCTTCTGCTACCCATAGGAGAAAGAAAACCCGCAAAAAAGGAAACGGTAACATAGATGAACAAACTTATACTTGTTAGTTTGGGCGAATCCCCCTTACGGGGGTCGGGCTATCCGCTCCAATCTGCTTCGCAGGATTTCCGCTTCTATCCCTTTCGCAAACTTTCCGGAGTTTATAAAGCTTTTATCACGTTGTTCCTATTCGTTTTTTTGAGCTTGTCCCCTTCCGGTTTAATGGCACAAAAAACCACTACTAACCTCAAAGATCCCGCCCAAATCAAATCCTTTCACGAAGCTACGGAACGGATCCGATGTATTTGTCTGCCAAGTCTTCCTATCCAAGCTTGTTCGTTTAACATGTGTTCTGCGTCAAGCTACTTAAAATCCTTTATTGAAAACCGAATTCGGGAAGGAATGAGTTCCGACGAAATCGTAAATAAAATGCAAAACGGATTTGGAGAAGGAATTCTGACTGACTCCGTGGTAAAACATTTTGTGGAAAGCGGAAACCAAGGCATGGTGGATTCCCTTGTCTATGGATTCGGCCCGAAGATTCTAGCGACTCCCGATAGCACTTGGATCAATTTCACATTATTCGGATTAGGTGTTCTGGGACTTGGTTTGATTTATCTGTATTTCACTAAATTCAAGCCCAATCTAAAGAAAGAAACGCCTTCCGGGAAGGCAGATTTAACCACCGATGAAATCAATCGAAAGATAAAGAATTGGGAGAATTCAGAGGGGTAGGAAATCCGGATTCGCGGGTGAAACTGGGTTATGTCACATTATGATCCTTTCTCCCCCACCCTGTTTAGGGTTGGGGGGTGTGGCTCGTGGGCTGCCGTCTACCACCTAACATACAATCAAAGATCTGGCGACCGCAACTTCAAATTCTAGAAAAATTTTCCCTAAACATTCGCCTTTTTGCCTGCCCGAATCTGAATCAAACTGCTTACTAAATTTTGAATGTCCTCCTCCCGAATGGTGGCATTTAAACTCACCCTCAGTCTAGGCGTAGGCACGGTAGGAGGGCGGATTGCACGAACATCCAACCCCTTTTTCTTCAATTCCTCGGAATAGCATAATGCCTGTTCCTCGGATTCCATTAAGATCGGAACAATATGCGAGACGGAAGGAGAAATACTGAATCCGTTCTCTAAAAGATTTCTTCGCAAAATATCTGCTATATGAAGCAAATGAATCCTTTCCTCGTCCATATCGCGCAATATACTCAAAGATTTCAAAGCAGCCGTGTAAATAGCCGGCAACGAAGCGGTGCTGAATATAAAAGATCTCATACGATTCACGAGATGTTCCCGGCCGAGTTTCGTAGTAGCAATGATCCCGCCTTCCAAACCCAAAGATTTCCCCAAGGTATAGATTCGATAATCAATGGATTCGATTTCTTCCTGATTCAAATCAGCGAATGCCATTCCCCGGCCGCCCTTACCGAAAATCCCGAACGAATGTGCTTCATCTAAAATCAGAATCGCATTGTATTTTTTCTTCAGAAAAACTAACCTTTGTAAGTTTGGTTTGTCCCCATCCATACTGAAAAGAGATTCCGATACAATGATCTTTTTTTTTGATTTGGAATCTTCCGAAGAAGCAGCTTTTATCAATTGTTCTTCCAGATGATCCAAGTCCAAATGGTTGTAATATTTTTTGATGGCGCCGGAGATGCGAATCCCATCCAAAATGGATGCATGATTCAAACGATCCGTAAAAATAATAGTGCGAGAATCCGCAATCGTATCGATCAATCCGAAGTTTGCAATAAAGCCGTTTGCGACTGTTAGACTTGCTCCGGAATGCACAAAGGAAGAAAATTCATTTTCCCAATCTTCCATCGTTTGCCTATGACCACGCACCAAACGAGCTGCCGTAGAGCCGACAGTATCCGTATCCAGAGCCTCTTTAAAGGCATGGACAATATCCCTATTTTTGGATAATCCCAAGTAGTCATTGGAGCAAAAATCAATTCCATCAGTTACCTTACATTGCCTGTAAAGGTTCTTCGCGCGAATCGATTTCATTTCCTCTTCGATTTGTTTCCAATGATCGTACATAGTTTACTAAATTCCCGGATGAAGTTTTTTTTCCGATTTCTTTTTGCCTATAGTGATAAATTCTTCTCTTCAGATATGGATTCTTTTCCTTTTTCCGAAAACGATCTTATACGCATGAAAAATGCAAAAAAAATCTCTGCCATCACAGGCGCAGGTATTTCGAGCGAAAGCGGGATCCCTACATTCCGAGGAGAAGGCGGATTGTGGAAAAATTACAGAGCGGAAGACTTGGCAACACCGGAAGCATTTGCCAAAAATCCCGATCTGGTTTGGGAATGGTACGACTGGAGAAGAGGGATTTGTGCGGAAGCTTCACCGAACCCGGGGCATTTAACACTTGCAAAATGGGAGAATCTCGTCCCCCATTTTACCCTGATTACTCAGAATGTGGACGGATTGCACTCCCGGGCCGGGTCTAGGAATTTATATCAAATCCATGGAAATATATTCACTGCAAGATGTCTTGGCTGTGGAAATCTAACAGACATCGATCCGAAAAAACAAAGGGAAGATTCCTGTTCCATTTGCCATTCCAAACTTAGACCGCATATACTTTGGTTTGGCGAAACTTACGAATCAGGTTTACTCGAATCCTGCTTTGAAACAACTTCTTCTTCCGATTTGATATTGATCATCGGAACGAGTGCCAATGTCTCCGTTCCGGCAAGCATGGCAAAGGAAGGAATCCGCAATGGTGCTCTCAGCATAGAAATCAATCCGGAAAGGACTTCATTATCCGATTTGGTCGATTATTCATTACAAGGGAAATCGGGGGAAATTTTACCAAAATTACTGGATGAAATTTATAAATAGAATGAAATGACCTTTATATGATTACGGTTCTACTCTTATTTTTATCGAATATTTTTATGACATTCGCCTGGTACGGCCACCTAAAGTATGCTAAGTCCAACGGAGTATTTTATGTGATCCTATTTTCCTGGGGAATCGCTTTTTTCGAATATATGCTGATGGTCCCTGCAAACAGAATCGGTTACACTCAATACAGACTGGAAGGTTTTCAATTGAAAATCCTACAGGAGATCATAACCATCGTCGTATTTATTTGTTTTGCGACATTCGTACTCGGGGAAAAAATAAAATGGAATTATATAATCAGCTTCGGACTGATCGTGCTTGCAGGTTATTTTGCATTCGCATTTGGAAAAGGATCACAGGGACATTAGGAACTGAACCAATTCTTTTGCGATTGTTTCTTTTGATGAAGGTCCGATTTCCTTCACTACCCCGGAACGGTTGTATATGCGAACAGATGAGTCTTTTTCACCAAATCCTTCCGTTTGGCTGACATAGTTTCCTATGATCCAGTCGATTCCTTTTTTTTCCAATTTTTCTTTGGCGTATTTTTCAAGATCTCTTGTTTCTGCGGCAAACCCGATGCGAACTGCGTTTTTCCAACCCTTCTCTTTCACAAAGGCGGACACTTGTTGCAAGATATCGGGATTTTCCTCCAGTTCCAGAAGCAATCCTTTTTTGGCACCTTCCCTATTGTCTTTCTTTATCTTATGTTCTGCGGTCATGATCGGACGAAAATCGGCAGGAGCGGCCGCCATAACGAGAAGAGTGTCCTCTTCCATTTCCTCAAGCACCGCGTCTCTTAATTGAATCGTAGTTTCGACCGAAATGATTTTCTTTGCGCGATCCACATAAGCATACTTTTCCAATGTATTTCCATGAATATACACCACATCAATATTATGTGAAATGAAGGCTTTTGCAATATGGAAGCCCATTTTTCCGGAAGAGGCATTCGAGATATAACGGACCGGATCAATCCACTCTCTGGTCGGGCCGGATGTGACGATGATTTTTTTGTATTTGGAATTCATAAAAGGAGAAGGTGTGAAAAATTAATTTATATTTTAGAATGAAGCTCTATGATTTTTTCTTCAATGGATTCAACGGTTGCCAATTTCCCATAACCCTCGTCCCCACAGACCACAATTCCTCTGTCAGGTGAAACGATATGAACGCCGTCTTTTTCCAGAAGGGACAAATTTCTCTGAACGGCTTTATGAAGATACATTCCGGGATTCATAGAAGGAGCAACAAGTATCGGGCAAGTCGCCGCAAGATAAGTGGAAGTTACCAAATCGTCAGCGATTCCGTTTGCCATTTTGCCGATTGTATTTGCGGAAGCGGGAACCACTGCAAATACGGACGCAATATTTTTAATTTCAATATGAGCCATCCCGGTATCGAACTCGTTGATTCTCACCGGTTTACCAGTTAACGCTTCAAAGGTGATCTTTCCCACAAAATGTGTCGCATTTTCCGTCATGATCACCCGAACGGGAAATCCTTTTTTGGTGAGATTACGCACGAGTTCACATGCCTTATAAGCGGCGATGGAACCGGAAACAGCGATTACAATTTCTTTTGAACTCAAAATTACCTGTCCTCGCCTGCCAGTTCCTTCTCCGATTCGGAATCCGATTCGTCCGCAAAATCTCCCTTAGGTGTAAATAAAATGGATACGATTTTGTTTCCCTCCATTTTTTTCACCTTTAGAATTCCTTTTTTGATTCGAACGGAACTTCCTTCTTTGGGCATGTCTTCGTTTTTTTCCAAAAAGTATCCTGCGATGGTTCTGACTTCTTCCATATCCGCAGGCTCTTCCCCTTCCAGAATTCCGGTGAGGCTGTCGATTTCCGTTTCTCCGTCGATCAGGATCGGTTTTGATTTTTTAGTAACTGCGGGAGTGTCTTTCTCATCAGTATCCGTTTCATCCCGGATCTCACCGAAAAATTCTTCAATGATATCTTCCAATGTCAAAAGTCCGGCAACTCCGCCGTATTCGTCGATTACGATCGCCATATGTTGCTTTTTTTCTCGGAGTTTGGACATCACTCTTTCGATCGACATGGATTCGGGAACAACGGCAAAATCCCTTTCCATAATCGCTGTTATCTTTTCTTTTTTGCCTTTGCTTGTGGCATGATCGGCCTGCCATTTGAGATATTTTTGAACATGTATAACACCAGTTATCTTGTCCAACGTTCCGTCGTAAATCGGATATCTGGAAAAACTATGTTCGGCGATCAAAGGAAGAATCTTATCAATCGTCGAATCCTGCGAGATACCTACAATGGACAGACGATGAGTCATTACATCTTTCGCAGTATGTTCCGAAAAATCGAAAGTCTTTTGGATGAGGCGCATCTCTTCATTGTCGATTCGCCCGCTTTTCCTTTGCTCTTCAATGATGATCATCAACTCTTCGGGAGAGTGGACGTATTTATCGCCTGTTCGCTGGAGGCGAAAAATAGTAAGAACTCCTCCTGCAAGACGGTTCATCACGAATGTTACTGGAAAAAACAAATAATAGAACAACCACATTGGTCCGGAAACACCCAAAGCGACAGCTTCGGTATTTTGAATCGCAATGGTTTTGGGAACAAGCTCTCCCAAAATCACGTGAAAGAGAGTGATCAGAGTAAAAGCCACTCCGATGGAGATACTATGAATCGTAACCGGTTCCGCAGGAATGGTAAACAGACTAAAGATCCCGCCTACTATCCTTGCAAAATATTCTTCTCCGATCCAACCGAGAAGTAAACTAGCAACCGTTATACCCACTTGGCAAACGGAAAGCATATCGTCGATTTTTCCAATCGCTTTTTTTGTCAAAAGCGCCATGGAACGATTTTCTTTGACCAACTCCTCCAAACGGGAAGGGCGCAAGGA
The nucleotide sequence above comes from Leptospira kobayashii. Encoded proteins:
- a CDS encoding DUF368 domain-containing protein produces the protein MPLTRKEILFCILNGFLIGIANLIPGVSGGTFALILGLYDRLIGAITSLNLTTIKVSIGLLTEFFNKESRAKFAEEMKRIDFWFLTFLGFGLLLSVVSGAKLIQFLLQNHPAPTLALFIGLIIPSLSVPYKLMEKHSIGIWLWLVPGIALTVVPSFFMGETAGSENPIIAFITGAIAISAMILPGISGSYIMLVLGEYQIVIGKLSNILAVDSIVFLSAFALGCLLGLLLFTHFVKWLFKKYKSHTMTFLLGLILGSFFILWPFKDYSVGQTIVGRSGEVKRDIQIATAENILPSSFEEIIIPLVALIIGVALGFGLNQLEKLKEEKN
- a CDS encoding sodium:proton antiporter, producing MFRKLLTLFVFLACIGLFSVSLSADDTAPTPAQPTVQEDTGHSSHAAEAHSELPYWSVIPFIAILLAIAILPVASHKTEHWWENNNNKLIVAGVLGAISVIVLLSFGQGHAIYHTLIFDYVPFIILLASLFYISGGIVIKGDIHASPLNNSIFLFIGACLASFIGTTGASMLLIRPLLKTNSERKHVVHTVVFFIFLVSNIGGSLTPLGDPPLFLGYLKGVPFTWTFGLLPEMVFAVVILLVVYFIWDTIAYKKESKADLKKDDKNAVPFDLDGQVNFVWLLGVVLSVAFLNSNYIPAIAENPYLGFIREAVLLGLIAISKFTSKPEFRKANNFTLGPIQEVAYLFVGIFITMIPALILLEANGKSLGITERWQFFWATGAFSSVLDNAPTYLTFGSLASGLLTPTGATPLTLGQFIGNPAAEEILKAISVGAVFMGANTYIGNAPNFMVKSVAEENKVKMPSFGGYVLYSFGILIPLFILITFIFFV
- a CDS encoding MBL fold metallo-hydrolase codes for the protein MTKPHHTKSGFRNLNPDFEDHGLTDVLKWVSGRWSGEHSLEPEDYPPFPVVSNDGKVLRENDSKLSVTWIGHATTLVQIDGVNILTDPIWSDRCSPVSFAGPKRYTPPGLRLEDLPRIDVVILSHNHYDHTDLSSLKLLEEKHHPKFLAGLGNKPLLKGIGLSDVEEMDWWDSVERKGVKFVFTPTQHFSGRGLTDRYETLWGSYAILGKSQKVYFGGDTGYYTHFKEIGKKFDGFDVAILPIGAFEPRWFMSSVHVDPEQSVRAFADLRAKFMVPMHYMTFVLSDEKLDSPVPLARKAFEDLKLAVERLVPLKIGESRFF
- a CDS encoding YdcF family protein, which translates into the protein MNSFFFLFSKILAIFLYPLPLFFIFSFLFLFVLKGFRQKIGFFLLICFLGIFSTSFLANHLIRSLEKPYLPVAIESLPKSDVVIVLGGMIQTISSVKERPELTDSADRLLDAVRIYKAKKAKKILFTGGSGLLFADKYREADLANKILLDLGVPKEDILLERESKNTYENAVESAKILNAHGFKDIILVTSAFHFRRAAGCFTKQGIVFYSYPTDYRSFSTDSNAFDLWVPSPGYLELSTLAIKEWVGVLIYELKGYL
- a CDS encoding cytochrome c maturation protein CcmE, which translates into the protein MNKKFITLLVLIGLSLSGIAFFSSKETSFLLLDASELAANQAHYHDQNLRVRGFVKAGSLIREGKKAKFTLELNDLTVPVYFTGATLLPDAFKEGARARVDGKLDKGVLVATHVEAKCASKYEAGYAEEK